A window of Nodosilinea sp. PGN35 contains these coding sequences:
- a CDS encoding GUN4 domain-containing protein codes for MTEQQFDVFLCHNSEDKPAVIEIAQQLRQNDLSPWLDVWELQPGAIWQFSLEQQIENIKAAAVFVGQQGLGPWQSEEIYAFLQEFISRKCPVIPVMLPNAPQQPKLPIFLRNRHWVDFRMQEPPPLVQLVWGITGIRPLVPLNTAQAINTQTAANLDAVVWASPTTIDIGKPPEPKDDLSSEKGIDYRKLRDLLKAGKWREADRETYEVMMRAVGKKSGTWFTQKELFELPCVDLLTIDRLWVKYSNNKFGFSIQKNIWQQCGRPQSSGQSWNLFCVQVGWQDANKVHYLEHQETRASFDKAPLGEFPRLGRGWWGVVGVTGVSSIALRLESCGQRHQAS; via the coding sequence ATGACCGAGCAGCAGTTTGACGTTTTTCTCTGTCACAACAGTGAAGACAAACCCGCCGTTATCGAGATTGCTCAACAACTGCGGCAAAATGACCTCAGCCCGTGGCTTGATGTATGGGAACTTCAGCCCGGTGCCATTTGGCAATTTTCTCTGGAGCAGCAAATTGAAAACATTAAAGCTGCTGCTGTGTTTGTCGGTCAGCAGGGTCTTGGTCCTTGGCAAAGCGAAGAAATCTACGCTTTTTTGCAGGAATTCATTAGCCGAAAATGTCCAGTAATTCCGGTGATGCTACCAAATGCGCCGCAGCAACCCAAACTACCAATTTTTTTGCGCAACCGGCACTGGGTTGATTTTCGTATGCAAGAGCCGCCGCCACTGGTGCAGCTTGTTTGGGGTATTACCGGCATTAGACCGTTAGTGCCCCTCAATACTGCCCAGGCTATCAATACCCAAACTGCTGCTAATCTAGACGCTGTCGTGTGGGCGTCCCCTACTACCATCGACATTGGTAAACCACCAGAGCCCAAAGATGACCTGAGTTCTGAAAAAGGAATTGACTACCGCAAACTCCGGGACTTGCTGAAAGCAGGAAAATGGAGAGAAGCAGATCGTGAAACCTACGAAGTTATGATGCGGGCAGTGGGTAAAAAGTCGGGCACCTGGTTCACTCAAAAAGAACTATTCGAACTGCCGTGCGTAGACTTGCTGACAATAGATCGCTTGTGGGTCAAATACAGTAATAATAAGTTTGGTTTTAGTATTCAAAAAAACATTTGGCAACAATGCGGTAGGCCTCAGTCCAGTGGCCAAAGCTGGAACCTTTTCTGTGTTCAGGTAGGCTGGCAGGATGCAAATAAAGTTCACTATTTAGAGCATCAAGAGACAAGGGCAAGCTTTGATAAAGCTCCCCTAGGAGAATTTCCACGGCTGGGACGAGGATGGTGGGGAGTTGTCGGCGTGACTGGAGTTTCTTCTATTGCATTAAGGCTCGAAAGCTGCGGTCAAAGGCATCAAGCATCCTAA
- a CDS encoding class I SAM-dependent methyltransferase, producing MQNQPSPILFDQNVAAAYDEKTALWAAGRDALFSLIRLILADLSSEAQILCVGVGTGTEMIALAQAFPHCRFTAVEPAPAMLDICRQKAAEHGIASRCTFHAGYLDSLPTSAPFDAATCLLVSQFFKEAADRSHFFSQIAHRLRPGGILINSDLVLGLAPPVHQSLFEVWLRMLGGSGWSEADIEKTRAAWQLHMAALTPPDIEAIIVAGGFTTPVLFFQTLFIHAWFATRTALD from the coding sequence ATGCAAAATCAACCGTCACCCATTTTGTTTGATCAAAACGTTGCGGCTGCCTACGACGAGAAAACCGCTCTCTGGGCGGCGGGGCGAGATGCGCTCTTTTCGTTAATCCGCCTGATTTTGGCCGATCTATCGTCTGAGGCGCAGATTTTGTGCGTCGGCGTCGGTACCGGAACAGAGATGATTGCCCTGGCCCAAGCCTTTCCCCACTGTCGGTTTACGGCGGTCGAGCCTGCCCCTGCAATGCTCGACATCTGCCGCCAAAAAGCCGCAGAACATGGCATCGCCTCGCGCTGCACATTTCATGCTGGCTATCTTGACTCGCTGCCCACCTCGGCCCCCTTTGACGCGGCAACCTGCCTTTTGGTGTCTCAATTCTTTAAAGAAGCGGCAGATCGGAGCCACTTTTTCAGTCAGATAGCGCATCGCCTGCGTCCGGGCGGAATTTTGATCAATTCTGATCTGGTTTTAGGTCTGGCACCGCCGGTTCATCAAAGCTTGTTTGAGGTTTGGCTGCGCATGCTAGGTGGCTCTGGCTGGAGTGAAGCAGACATCGAAAAGACTCGCGCTGCCTGGCAGCTGCACATGGCGGCTTTGACCCCGCCAGACATTGAAGCCATCATTGTGGCGGGGGGCTTCACTACTCCAGTGTTGTTCTTCCAAACCCTTTTCATCCACGCTTGGTTTGCAACGCGAACAGCGCTCGATTGA
- the codB gene encoding cytosine permease, whose protein sequence is MATTTEPSTGSRSRGSEDYPLSPVPEAARRSLISLAPILVGFTLYSGTLFAGGLVGPSFQFWPNLVGLIVIGNLILGLYAALLGYIAGKTGLSTVLMARFSFGNVGSRWVDFILGFTQIGWYAWGSALMAQLLNTLAGVPASWNWLIILFFTYAFCSTAYFGYKAMDWLSRLAVPAMVVLMAMSLSVASRDVGGFEGLQQAAIADPLPLGAAITIIVGTFVSGGTQATNWSRFAKTGKMGFIATLIAFFLGNGFLIFSGAFCAKVYGEPDIVQVMAQQGLLVGGLVLFFLNMWTTQDNTIYAFSIAGSNMFRSSRRTLFVLGGATIALLMAWGGIYEMLVQYLILLGTFIPPIGGIVMADYWIYRRGQFPALDDPQPAFNWAGVIAYVGSSAIAYLTGQADWGIVPINGVVSALVLYVVLSRVLPSARSAV, encoded by the coding sequence ATGGCAACCACTACCGAACCGTCTACGGGCAGCCGCAGCCGTGGCTCAGAAGACTATCCCCTCAGCCCGGTGCCCGAGGCGGCGCGGCGATCGCTCATCTCCCTGGCCCCAATTTTGGTGGGCTTTACCCTTTACTCGGGCACCCTGTTTGCCGGTGGGTTAGTTGGCCCCTCGTTTCAGTTTTGGCCCAACCTGGTGGGGCTGATTGTCATCGGCAACCTCATTCTGGGGCTGTACGCGGCGCTGTTGGGCTATATTGCGGGCAAAACCGGGCTCTCGACGGTGCTGATGGCGCGGTTTAGCTTTGGCAACGTGGGCTCGCGCTGGGTCGATTTTATTCTGGGTTTCACCCAGATTGGCTGGTACGCCTGGGGCTCGGCGCTGATGGCCCAGCTGCTCAACACCCTGGCCGGGGTGCCCGCCTCGTGGAACTGGCTGATTATTCTGTTCTTTACCTACGCCTTTTGCTCGACCGCCTACTTTGGCTACAAAGCGATGGACTGGCTGAGCCGTCTGGCGGTGCCCGCCATGGTGGTGCTAATGGCCATGAGTCTGTCGGTGGCCTCGCGGGATGTGGGCGGCTTTGAGGGCTTACAGCAGGCGGCGATCGCCGATCCCCTGCCCCTGGGCGCGGCGATCACCATCATTGTCGGTACCTTTGTCTCGGGCGGCACCCAGGCCACCAACTGGAGCCGGTTTGCCAAGACCGGCAAAATGGGCTTTATCGCCACCCTGATTGCCTTCTTTTTGGGCAACGGATTTTTGATTTTTTCGGGGGCATTTTGCGCCAAGGTCTACGGCGAGCCCGACATTGTCCAGGTGATGGCCCAGCAGGGCCTGCTGGTGGGGGGCCTGGTGCTGTTCTTTTTGAATATGTGGACTACCCAGGACAACACCATCTACGCCTTCTCCATCGCCGGGTCGAATATGTTTCGCAGTAGCCGCCGCACCCTGTTTGTGCTGGGGGGCGCAACCATTGCGCTGCTGATGGCCTGGGGCGGCATTTACGAAATGCTGGTGCAGTACCTGATTTTGCTGGGCACGTTTATTCCCCCCATTGGCGGCATTGTCATGGCCGACTACTGGATCTACCGCCGGGGACAGTTTCCGGCCCTCGACGACCCCCAGCCTGCCTTCAACTGGGCCGGGGTGATCGCCTACGTGGGCTCCTCGGCGATCGCCTACCTGACGGGCCAGGCAGACTGGGGGATTGTGCCGATCAACGGCGTGGTGTCGGCCCTGGTGCTGTACGTCGTGCTGAGCCGGGTGCTGCCGTCCGCGCGATCGGCGGTTTAG
- a CDS encoding M1 family metallopeptidase — MPNAHRTFKRLQDDNNGYKSFEMPGAKPHYNPDRPGQVEHIALDLSLDLEQKICTGTCKIRINPVRDGVESLTLDAVNQKIESVTVGSARQEFDYDGEQLHIRLENPTVAGESFTVAIAYRLVQPERGLYFIGPDQHYPDKPVQVWTQGEDEDSRFWFPCFDYPGMLSTSEIRVRVPAQYQVVSNGELIETQADGDHKIFHWQQQQVHPTYLMALAVGEFDVIQDQWQDIPVTYYVEKGRQDQGQITMGKTPRMVEFLSEKYGYRYAFPKYAQVCAADFIFGGMENTSVTILTDRCLLDERAALDNRGSESLVVHELAHQWFGDLLVINHWSHAWVKEGMATYSEVMWTEQEYGPDEAAYYRLGEARSYLDEDKSRYRRPMVTHVYREAIELYDRHIYEKGACVYHMIRAELGDALFWKAIHTFVQDNAHQTVETIDLLRAIDRATGRNLRPLFDQYVLRGGHPDYKVAYSWDGDSHLAKLTVTQTQAKDGDTSSTSGLFDLRIPIGFGYLSKGKAPGVEVKPFTVRIHEREQALFFPLDKKPDFISFDVGNHYLKTVELEYPVAELKAQLQHDPDPLSRIEAAIALAKKGNLEAVQALTQALTDDPFWGVRAEVAEQLASVKLDQAVEGLLKGLDDAEARVRRAVVEALGDIKTAESYEALKGIAENGDPSYYVEAAAIRSLGKVGAADLEGKAKDRPTLALLESILKERQGWNETVRSGAIAALSQFKASEKALELLLKYTEPGVPQALRLAAIRSLGSISKAQSKPNVERILDRLETIAHESFFLTQVSAVAGLSAIETGRAIGILQSLADHTPDGRVRRRAQEAVQQVQKAIGKDKAVEKLRQELDDLKKSNQELKSRLETLEAKAK, encoded by the coding sequence ATGCCCAATGCCCACCGCACGTTCAAGCGCCTGCAAGACGACAACAACGGCTACAAGTCGTTTGAAATGCCGGGGGCAAAACCTCACTACAACCCCGATCGCCCCGGTCAGGTGGAGCACATCGCCCTGGACTTGAGCCTGGATCTGGAGCAAAAAATCTGCACAGGCACCTGCAAAATTCGCATCAACCCGGTGCGCGATGGCGTAGAGAGTCTAACGCTGGACGCGGTGAACCAGAAGATCGAGTCGGTCACAGTGGGCAGTGCCCGGCAAGAGTTTGACTACGACGGTGAGCAGCTCCACATTCGCCTAGAGAATCCGACTGTAGCCGGGGAGAGCTTTACGGTGGCGATCGCCTACCGCCTGGTGCAGCCCGAGCGCGGCCTCTACTTCATTGGCCCCGACCAGCACTACCCCGACAAACCCGTGCAGGTGTGGACCCAGGGGGAAGACGAAGACTCGCGCTTCTGGTTTCCCTGCTTCGACTATCCGGGCATGCTCTCCACCTCAGAGATCCGGGTGCGGGTGCCCGCCCAGTACCAGGTGGTCTCTAACGGCGAGCTGATCGAAACCCAGGCAGACGGCGACCACAAGATCTTCCACTGGCAGCAGCAGCAAGTGCACCCCACCTATCTCATGGCCCTGGCCGTGGGCGAGTTCGACGTCATCCAAGACCAGTGGCAGGATATTCCCGTTACCTACTACGTGGAGAAAGGTCGCCAGGACCAGGGCCAGATCACCATGGGCAAGACGCCGCGCATGGTGGAATTTTTGAGCGAAAAGTACGGCTACCGCTACGCCTTCCCCAAGTACGCCCAGGTGTGCGCCGCCGACTTCATCTTTGGCGGCATGGAAAATACCTCGGTGACGATTCTCACCGATCGCTGCCTGCTGGACGAACGCGCTGCCTTAGACAATCGCGGTTCTGAGTCGCTGGTGGTGCACGAGCTGGCCCACCAGTGGTTCGGGGATTTGCTGGTGATCAACCACTGGAGCCACGCCTGGGTAAAAGAGGGCATGGCCACCTACTCCGAGGTGATGTGGACGGAGCAGGAGTACGGCCCCGACGAGGCCGCCTACTACCGCCTGGGCGAGGCCCGCAGCTATTTAGACGAAGACAAGAGCCGCTACCGTCGCCCCATGGTCACCCACGTGTACCGCGAGGCGATCGAGCTCTATGACCGCCATATCTACGAAAAAGGGGCCTGCGTCTACCACATGATCCGCGCCGAGCTAGGCGATGCCCTGTTCTGGAAAGCCATCCACACCTTTGTGCAGGACAACGCCCACCAGACCGTGGAGACCATCGACCTGCTGCGGGCGATCGACCGGGCCACCGGGCGCAACCTCCGGCCCCTGTTTGATCAGTACGTGCTGCGCGGCGGCCACCCCGACTACAAAGTCGCCTACAGCTGGGATGGGGACAGCCACCTGGCCAAGCTCACTGTCACCCAGACCCAGGCCAAGGACGGCGACACCAGCAGCACCAGCGGCCTGTTTGACCTGCGCATTCCCATCGGCTTTGGTTACCTCAGCAAGGGCAAAGCCCCTGGGGTTGAGGTCAAGCCCTTCACGGTGCGCATCCACGAGCGGGAGCAGGCCCTGTTCTTTCCGTTAGACAAAAAGCCCGATTTCATCAGCTTTGACGTGGGCAACCACTACCTCAAAACCGTCGAGCTGGAGTACCCGGTGGCCGAACTCAAGGCTCAGCTCCAGCACGACCCCGACCCGCTGTCGCGGATTGAGGCGGCGATCGCCCTGGCCAAGAAGGGCAATCTCGAAGCCGTCCAGGCGCTTACCCAAGCCCTCACCGATGACCCCTTCTGGGGTGTGCGGGCCGAGGTGGCCGAGCAGCTGGCCTCGGTGAAACTGGATCAAGCGGTGGAGGGGTTACTCAAAGGACTCGACGACGCCGAAGCCCGCGTGCGCCGCGCCGTGGTAGAGGCCCTGGGCGACATCAAAACCGCCGAGAGCTACGAGGCGCTCAAAGGCATCGCCGAGAACGGTGACCCCAGCTACTACGTCGAAGCCGCCGCCATTCGCTCGTTGGGCAAGGTCGGGGCCGCTGACCTGGAGGGCAAAGCCAAAGACAGGCCAACCCTGGCGCTGCTGGAGAGCATTCTAAAAGAGCGTCAGGGCTGGAATGAGACGGTGCGCTCGGGGGCGATCGCCGCCCTCAGCCAGTTCAAAGCCTCCGAGAAAGCGCTGGAGCTGCTGCTGAAATACACCGAACCCGGCGTTCCCCAGGCCCTGCGGCTGGCGGCGATTCGCTCCCTGGGCTCAATCTCGAAAGCCCAGAGCAAGCCCAATGTGGAGCGCATTTTAGACCGCTTAGAGACCATTGCCCACGAGAGCTTCTTTCTCACCCAGGTGTCGGCGGTGGCGGGCCTGAGCGCCATCGAGACCGGGCGGGCGATCGGCATTCTACAAAGTCTGGCCGACCACACCCCCGATGGCCGCGTGCGCCGCCGCGCCCAAGAGGCCGTGCAGCAGGTACAAAAGGCGATCGGCAAAGACAAAGCCGTCGAAAAGCTGCGCCAGGAACTCGACGACCTGAAAAAATCTAACCAGGAACTCAAGAGCCGCCTTGAAACCCTGGAAGCGAAAGCCAAGTGA
- a CDS encoding GNAT family N-acetyltransferase, whose protein sequence is MIRPAIAADVGSLLSLADATGLFDPHQLQELSTLLTNSFDHSMADRAFWLTDDDNEPVGVAYYELERMTDQTWNLQLIAIHPSRQGQGRGTALLRYVEQTLAARNGRMLIVETSGSPDFERVRRFYANCGYQEEGRIRDFYATGYDKVTFRKVLGE, encoded by the coding sequence ATGATTCGCCCCGCGATCGCCGCTGATGTCGGCAGTCTACTATCCCTAGCTGATGCGACTGGACTGTTTGACCCCCACCAGCTCCAGGAGTTGAGCACCCTCTTGACTAACTCCTTTGACCACAGCATGGCAGACAGGGCGTTTTGGCTGACTGACGACGACAATGAACCCGTCGGGGTTGCCTATTACGAGCTAGAACGAATGACCGACCAGACCTGGAATCTTCAGCTGATTGCGATTCACCCCAGCCGTCAGGGGCAGGGGCGGGGGACGGCGCTATTGCGCTACGTTGAGCAAACGCTAGCGGCACGGAATGGGCGCATGCTCATCGTCGAAACCTCAGGTTCCCCTGACTTTGAGCGCGTCCGCAGGTTTTACGCTAACTGCGGTTACCAGGAGGAAGGGCGCATCCGCGACTTCTACGCGACGGGCTACGACAAAGTAACGTTTCGCAAAGTCTTGGGGGAATAA
- a CDS encoding phosphatidylserine/phosphatidylglycerophosphate/cardiolipin synthase family protein, translating into MPTSVEASDSDGEPPPVELWWLLAGLGLVVLLLVSYAYLRGGFRPASTCTIDNVPSLDDPRFALSMEGLANSADTTGHLIGFWHTIDDVYAARNAAMASAEHLIQYETYFMTPGRRASEFAEVIIDRALAGVAVQLLLDHQGTKAMPEKYWQRLRNIGVEIQFFRPLDWRAPLEYNSRSHRKLLIIDGQRVYIGGAGVSDYWDGVAFDHDKAPWLDFEVAYEGEVVNLLQGKFLQNWSCAGGCINLKEGLHAVQKQGSTPLFITDNTSTLNESSMRLLMQLHILAAKQRLWIGSPYLVPDDETIQALICACQAGVDVRILTMGAATDKLMVHLASRGLYGPLLKAGIKICEYQPSMMHAKFVLVDDDWVSTGSANFDPRSYFHNDELNISGAYPELARRVEQFFLDAMDNSRCITYADWQNRPGAEKVKGRLALLFRHLL; encoded by the coding sequence ATGCCTACCTCGGTCGAAGCCTCAGATTCTGACGGAGAGCCTCCCCCTGTGGAGCTGTGGTGGTTGCTGGCGGGCCTGGGTCTGGTGGTACTGCTGCTGGTCAGCTACGCCTATTTGAGGGGAGGGTTTCGCCCGGCCTCGACCTGCACGATTGACAACGTGCCCAGCCTGGATGACCCCCGCTTTGCGCTGAGCATGGAGGGGTTGGCCAACTCGGCTGACACCACCGGCCACCTGATAGGCTTTTGGCACACGATCGACGATGTCTACGCCGCCCGCAACGCCGCTATGGCCAGCGCCGAGCATCTGATTCAGTACGAAACCTACTTTATGACGCCGGGCCGCCGGGCCAGCGAGTTTGCCGAGGTGATTATCGATCGCGCCCTGGCCGGGGTGGCGGTACAGCTGCTGCTCGACCACCAGGGCACTAAAGCCATGCCCGAGAAATACTGGCAGCGGCTGAGAAACATCGGGGTTGAAATTCAGTTTTTTCGCCCCCTCGACTGGCGGGCTCCCCTGGAGTACAACTCGCGATCGCACCGCAAGCTGCTGATCATCGACGGGCAGCGGGTGTACATCGGCGGCGCTGGGGTATCCGACTATTGGGACGGCGTTGCCTTTGACCACGACAAAGCCCCCTGGCTCGACTTTGAGGTGGCCTACGAAGGCGAAGTGGTGAACCTACTCCAGGGCAAATTTTTGCAGAACTGGTCCTGCGCGGGCGGGTGCATCAACCTCAAAGAGGGGCTGCACGCCGTACAAAAGCAGGGGTCTACGCCGCTGTTCATCACCGACAACACCTCGACCCTCAACGAGTCTTCCATGCGGCTGCTGATGCAGCTTCACATTCTGGCCGCCAAACAGCGGCTGTGGATTGGCAGCCCCTACCTGGTGCCCGACGACGAAACCATTCAGGCCCTGATCTGCGCCTGTCAAGCAGGGGTAGACGTTCGCATTCTCACCATGGGGGCGGCTACCGATAAGCTCATGGTGCACCTGGCCAGCCGCGGCCTCTACGGCCCCCTGCTCAAGGCCGGCATCAAAATCTGCGAGTATCAGCCCAGCATGATGCACGCCAAGTTTGTGCTGGTCGATGACGACTGGGTGAGCACCGGCAGCGCCAACTTTGACCCCCGCAGCTACTTCCACAATGACGAGCTAAATATCTCGGGAGCCTACCCCGAACTGGCCCGCCGGGTGGAGCAGTTCTTCCTCGACGCCATGGACAACAGCCGCTGTATCACCTACGCCGACTGGCAAAACCGCCCCGGCGCGGAAAAGGTCAAAGGGCGGCTGGCGCTGCTGTTTAGGCATCTGCTTTAG
- a CDS encoding S1C family serine protease, whose translation MTRCFKSLAIAASLLTLALTGCGKTTALSPSQLAEQNKPGTLIIQTVHKAEFSVPDYDLNEGKMAQLAQALGKKVASGEYTSDQQVIVAIIQAVLADPLAYFTPISTRVQEQAEISTTGSALAVTEDGYLVTNAHVVSSEQDDIKALLADSALEEVAVSSCKSLWNDFSDGGYQEAIGALMGTQEFVQLCLQAHAKYFAHYMSLDALDTKIYAAMGATARDQIVEKGHKATVKAIGEPAPGKDVAILKIEATHMPTVALGDDKALAAGDRMFILGYPGAGVIDEQEAVEASLTAGLVSARKTMADGWDILQTDAAMSSGNSGGPVFNEAGEAIGIATFAKVDPSTGSQVQGANFVIPMGVVNEFLTQANVEPAPSGVSQLYQTAVTQFERGQYKRALASFRQVSELNPSYPYVQGYLSKTQTALNQDAKGAVSLGSIVAGGLVVTLLGAGGAVVGLRRGMVKLSKLNVH comes from the coding sequence ATGACACGCTGCTTCAAGTCTCTGGCGATCGCCGCTAGCCTGCTCACCCTAGCCCTCACCGGCTGCGGCAAAACCACCGCCCTCAGCCCCAGCCAGCTGGCCGAGCAAAACAAGCCCGGTACCTTGATCATTCAAACCGTTCACAAGGCCGAGTTTTCGGTACCCGACTACGACCTCAACGAGGGCAAGATGGCCCAGCTCGCCCAGGCTCTGGGCAAAAAAGTGGCCAGTGGCGAATACACCTCTGATCAGCAGGTGATTGTCGCCATCATTCAAGCGGTATTGGCCGACCCCCTGGCCTACTTCACCCCGATCTCAACGCGGGTGCAAGAGCAGGCTGAAATCAGCACCACCGGCTCGGCCCTGGCGGTCACCGAAGATGGCTACCTGGTCACCAACGCCCACGTCGTCTCTTCAGAACAGGACGACATTAAGGCGCTGCTGGCCGACAGTGCCCTCGAAGAAGTTGCCGTCTCAAGCTGCAAATCGCTGTGGAATGACTTCAGCGACGGCGGCTACCAGGAGGCGATCGGGGCGCTGATGGGCACCCAGGAGTTTGTGCAGCTCTGCCTGCAAGCCCACGCTAAATACTTCGCCCACTACATGTCCCTCGATGCCCTAGATACTAAAATTTATGCGGCTATGGGGGCCACCGCCCGCGACCAAATCGTCGAAAAGGGCCACAAAGCCACCGTCAAAGCCATTGGCGAACCCGCCCCCGGCAAAGACGTGGCAATTCTCAAAATCGAGGCCACCCACATGCCCACCGTGGCCCTGGGGGATGACAAAGCCCTGGCGGCGGGCGATCGCATGTTCATTCTCGGCTACCCCGGTGCCGGGGTAATCGACGAGCAAGAAGCGGTCGAGGCCTCCCTCACCGCCGGGCTGGTCAGCGCCCGCAAAACCATGGCCGACGGCTGGGATATTTTGCAAACCGACGCCGCCATGAGCAGCGGCAACAGCGGTGGCCCCGTGTTTAACGAGGCGGGTGAGGCGATCGGCATCGCCACCTTTGCCAAGGTTGACCCCTCCACGGGCAGCCAGGTGCAGGGGGCCAACTTTGTCATCCCCATGGGCGTCGTCAACGAATTTTTGACCCAGGCCAATGTGGAGCCTGCCCCCAGCGGCGTCTCTCAGCTCTACCAAACGGCGGTCACCCAGTTTGAGCGGGGTCAGTACAAGCGCGCCCTGGCCAGCTTTCGCCAGGTCAGCGAGCTCAACCCCAGCTACCCCTACGTGCAGGGCTACCTGAGCAAAACCCAGACTGCCCTCAACCAAGACGCCAAAGGTGCTGTATCTCTCGGAAGTATCGTGGCAGGCGGCCTTGTCGTGACGTTGCTGGGGGCAGGCGGCGCTGTTGTGGGCCTGCGGCGAGGCATGGTGAAACTGTCCAAGCTCAACGTCCACTAG